One genomic segment of Pedobacter endophyticus includes these proteins:
- a CDS encoding glycoside hydrolase family protein, with amino-acid sequence MKNRRCFVKNMLAGSVLPFMNPLSLLAQSNKKETKNFADQWQFIGPSIQEADYHVWGASPIIDELGKVHLFAARWRKRHKVDPGWRSHSEIAHYISNNPEGPFQFSDVVLKGTGKNTWDKYGAHNPNIHKVGDEYVLLYIGNSDYAQPPHPANQCIGMAIAKNLNGPWKKVNVDGKILNPPTNKNYWNYNARNGVNNPALLPYNGGFLLYFKSNGYMMGLAVAESLTGPYVQLPFPVTRNNKTIEDGYAFLYKDKICMLTTDNHGILKKGGGILWKSDDGVNFSELEPGFKLINEYLPPGEIKNPVWHYGSKDLMKFERPQLLMINEKPAFLYLAGGCNIYGGDTTVNYVMKFLG; translated from the coding sequence ATGAAGAATCGACGTTGTTTCGTGAAAAATATGCTTGCCGGTTCGGTTCTTCCGTTCATGAACCCGCTGAGTTTATTGGCTCAATCGAATAAAAAGGAAACTAAAAATTTTGCCGATCAATGGCAGTTTATTGGGCCATCCATTCAAGAGGCTGATTACCACGTGTGGGGAGCATCGCCGATAATAGATGAGCTTGGAAAAGTACATTTGTTTGCCGCACGCTGGCGAAAACGACACAAAGTAGACCCCGGCTGGCGCTCGCACTCCGAAATTGCACATTACATCAGCAATAACCCCGAAGGACCTTTTCAATTTTCGGATGTTGTGCTCAAAGGAACCGGAAAAAACACCTGGGATAAGTACGGGGCGCATAATCCAAACATCCATAAAGTTGGCGACGAATATGTGCTGCTTTATATCGGTAATTCAGATTACGCCCAACCGCCCCACCCCGCCAATCAGTGTATCGGAATGGCCATTGCCAAAAATTTAAACGGGCCGTGGAAAAAAGTAAATGTCGATGGTAAAATTCTAAATCCACCCACAAATAAAAATTACTGGAATTATAATGCCCGAAACGGGGTAAATAATCCGGCGCTGTTGCCTTACAACGGAGGTTTTTTACTGTATTTTAAATCGAATGGATATATGATGGGCCTGGCGGTGGCCGAAAGCCTAACTGGGCCCTACGTTCAGCTGCCCTTTCCGGTTACCAGAAACAATAAAACGATTGAAGATGGCTATGCTTTTTTATATAAGGATAAAATATGCATGCTTACGACGGATAATCACGGTATTTTGAAGAAAGGTGGTGGTATTTTGTGGAAATCGGACGATGGTGTAAACTTTAGTGAGCTTGAACCGGGGTTTAAACTTATTAACGAATACTTACCTCCAGGTGAAATTAAAAATCCGGTGTGGCATTACGGCTCGAAGGATTTAATGAAATTTGAGCGCCCGCAATTGCTAATGATCAACGAAAAACCTGCTTTTCTTTATCTTGCAGGTGGATGTAACATTTATGGCGGCGATACTACCGTTAATTATGTGATGAAATTTTTAGGATAG
- a CDS encoding pepsin/retropepsin-like aspartic protease family protein encodes MDWQEAQLGVVFHDNLYVLDAVSGKQFLPDDLSGINLLPVYQKQLPVKIQGLVIKAWEENE; translated from the coding sequence GTGGATTGGCAAGAAGCACAGTTGGGTGTTGTGTTTCATGACAATCTTTATGTGTTAGATGCCGTAAGTGGAAAACAATTTTTACCGGATGATCTATCGGGTATAAATTTATTGCCCGTTTACCAAAAGCAATTGCCTGTAAAAATTCAAGGTTTAGTGATTAAAGCGTGGGAAGAAAACGAATGA